The DNA window TCGGATGTCCGTAAAAAAAATATAGGATTTATTTTCCAGAATTTTAACCTGATTGATGAGTTGACCGTCTATGAAAATATTGAACTGCCCCTGATTTACAATGGCGTTTCTCCTGCTGAAAGAAAAAGAAAAGTAGAAGAAATTATGGAAAAGATCAATATTGCTCACCGTGCAAAGCATTATCCACAGCAGCTTTCCGGAGGTCAGCAGCAAAGAGCAGCAGTAGCAAGGGCATTGGTGACTAAACCTAAACTGATTCTTGCCGATGAACCTACAGGAAATCTGGACAGCTCCAACGGAAATGAGGTGATGAACCTCCTGGCAGAACTTCACAGAGAAGGATCTACCATCGTCATGGTTACGCACTCTTCATACGATGCCGGCTTTGCTTCGCGGATTATCAACATGAAAGACGGTCAGATTTTTAATGAAGAGCATGCTTCCGAAAGAAAAGATGTCTTCGCAAAAGCCGATGCCGGAGCATTTAAATAAATACCATTAATTATAATACTATTATGATGCTTACCAATTGGCTTAAAATTGCCTTAATCAATTATAAAAAGAACAGACTGTCTACCTTTATCAATCTGTTTGGACTCACCGTAGGTCTTACCGGATTTATGCTGATCCTGATGCACTGGAATGACGAGGAATCTTATGAGAAACGGAATCCCAAAAAAGATCAGATTTATGCTTTTCAGAGTCTGTATAAAAGAATACATTTTTACGGAGAAAATATTTCTTATCCGCTAGCCTTTACTGCATCGGAAAAAATTCCTGAAGTTGAAGATTACCTTTTGTTCAGCGGTTCTAATATCGGAGCCAAGATGACCACAAAATATACGACGACTTTCCAACAAGGAGGTTTTGCTACCTCAGAAAGCTTCTTTAATTTTTTTCCTTATAAAATTATATCAGGCAATGCAAAGGATGCTCTGAAATCAAATACCTCCATTGCTATTTCAAGGCAGGCGGCTATGAAATTATTTGGAACAGCGAATGCTGCCGGTGAGTCAATAAAATTTGATGATAAAATCTATAATGTTACCGCTGTTTATGAGATTTCTGAAGGGAATAGCCAGATCAAACCGGAGTTTATTTTCAAGCCCGCAGAACGGTTTGAATATGATAAAACTCAATGGAATAATTTCAATTACGGATGTTTTTTTATGCTTAAAAAAGGAGTTGATCCTTCAGTTTTTGAAAAAAAATTTAAAGAAATTCTTGAACAGAGAGCCGCTATTTCTGCGAAAACATCGGGGATGAGTGCCCAGCAGTTTTCTTATCTTTATGGACCTAATGTGGCATTTCTTATTCCTTTAGATCAGCTTAAGCTCCATGCAAAAGCATCCTGGTTTGGAGCAGGAGATTTCAGAACAATCATGATCCTCTTCTCCCTGTCGGTTCTGATTGTTGTCTTATCTGCAATTAATTTTATCAATCTGAAAACAGCAGAAGCATCACAAAGAGCCAAAGAAGTGGGAGTAAGAAAAGCACTCGGAGGAACAAAACTTTCGTTAATGATACAGTTCTTTTTAGAAACGTTCATCATCTGTGTGCTCGCCTATGTGTTGTCTTTGGCACTTACGGAGCTCTTGCTTCCTACTTTTAATAAATTTTTTAATAAGGAAATACAATTAAACGATTGGCATATCTATGCATATTCTTTTGCAATGGTTATTGTGGTCACCTTATTGTCCGGGTTAATTCCTGCTTTTTATCTTTCTAATTTTAAAGCGATTGAAACCCTGAAGGGAAATTTTTCCCGAAGCAGACATGGCGTCTGGCTTAGAAACGGAATCCTTACGCTGCAGCTTATTATTTCTTCATTTTTTATCATTGGAGGGCTCATTGTACACAGTCAGGTTAAACATATGATGAATAAGGATCTTGGATTTAACGGAAAACAGATTATACTGATTTATTTCAATGAAACCGTTCCTAAGTCATGGTTGCGATATGAACGTCTTAAAACAGAAATTTCAAAAATCAACGGAGTAGAAGAGGTTTCTTATGGAGAGGCTGTTGTAGGCGGGCAGAAAAGTAGTTCTAATATCGATTATCAGAAGGAAAGTATTAATGCAGAAAGTGGGTCTATGGATTATAATTATCTTCAGTTTATGGGGGTGAAATTATTGAAAGGACGTTGGTTGAATCCTAACCTTGCTTCTGATACCATCAATACAATTATTGTCAATGAGGCATTTGTAAAGAAATTTGGCTGGACGGATGATCAGATTTTTCAACGCGAACTTTATCCCGGATTTGATAATGGAAAAAAATATAAGGTGGTGGGAATTGTAAAAGATTTTAATCTTAAAAGTCTTAAATACAACGTAGAACCGGTTATGTTTTTTCATTATAAACAAACCCCTTGGAAAAGATTCAATGTCTACAATATTCAGGTGAAAATAAAACCGGATGATATTGAAGGAACGGTTAACAGAATAAAACAGCTCTGGGGAAAATCGGTGGAACCGGGCTCTCCTTTTGACTATTATTTTATCGATCAGAAATTTGCAAAAACTTTTGAAGTCTATCAAAAGCAACAGACTTTGTTTACCATTCTGAATGCGATGGTACTGATGGTGGCATTATTGGGATTATTTGCCCTTTCTTCCCTGATGATTGAGCAAAAATTGAAAGACGTGGCGATTCGGAAAACATTAGGTGCCTCAGATCGTACCCTTGTCTTCGGATTAACCCGCCAGTTCCTCTGGATTACTGTAATTGCTGTACTGATAAGCATTCCGATCTGTTATTTTCTGATGGATGAATGGCTGAAAGATTTTGCCTACAGAATTGATATGCCGGTTTGGCCGTTTGTGGTCAGTTTCCTGGTATTGCTGGCGCTTACCTTTGCAGTAGTAAGTATCAAAGCATATAAAGCAACCAAAGTGGATCTTATAAAATACCTGAAGTATGAGTAACCGGGTTCATCGCTCATCTCAATTTTTAATTATTTAAATCAGAACGTACTCATGAAAAATTTCATTTTTCTATTTTTTGTTGGCCTTTTTCCGGCACAGCAAACATGGAACCTGCAACAATGTCTCGACTATGCATCTTCGCATCATCCATTAATTAAGCAGGCTACGGTGAATGTAACAAAAAATGATAAATTGATTACCGGGGCCAAAGGAATGCTGTTGCCTTCAGTAGGAGCAGAGGTGAAGCACACCTATAGTTTTGGTTCTTCCATTAATCAGTTAAGCAATCAGAGGGAGGCGCTTAATACACAGTATGATCAGCTTACTGCTCAGGCAGACTGGAACCTTTTTAACTGGAAAAATATCCTGGATATTTCTTTATCTAAATTGAATAAGGAAACCAGCACCTATAAGCTTAAATTAGCTCAGAATAAGGTAAAACTGAATGTCATTCAAATGTTTTTTGCCTACCAGAACAGCAGAAGCTGGCTTGAAGTGCTGGAAACCCAGATATCCGGGATACAGGATCAGATCAAACGTACTGAAAAAGAAGTAGAAATCGGAAACAGGCCTAAAAGCGATGTTTATGATATTAAAGCAAATCTGGGGACGTTGCAGGAGCAGTGGGTGTCTGCTAAAAACCAGCGTGATCAGGCGAAAATAAATTTGCTGAATGCGTTATCAGTTACTCAGGATTCCATGGATTTTGTGATGAATAGTGATACACTTTCTTCTGAAGCAGAATTCCACGATCCTGATTTTACAAAAAAATTATTGGAGAAAAACCCTGCTTACCAATCTGTGATTGCAGAAATTAAGGCACAGGAAAAGAAAGAAGACGTTGCAAAAGCAGGGTACCTGCCCACTTTAAACGGAAGCTACAGCTGGTCTACTTTTTATAATAAAGTGCTGGGAAAAGATAGCAGTTTCAACATGAGTTTTTCTGATCAGCTTTCCCAAAACAAGAATCAGTCTGTATTTTTTGGGCTTAACATTCCTGTTTTTAATAAGCTACAGGTGAAAACCAATGTAGAACTTGCAAAATTAAATGTCATTAATTCGAGATACGACAAAGAATTGATCATCAATGATCTTACCCAAAATATCAATTCTATCAGAGCTCAGTTTTTAAACGCTCAGGAAAAATATAATCTGTTGGATGCCAACTTTGAAAATCAAAAACGCTCATTTCAGAAATCTGAAGAGAAATATAAAGAGGGATTAATCGATGCATATTCATTTTTTATTGTCCGGAACGGATGGCTCCAGGCCAATTATAATCTGATCAATAGCAAAAATGATGTGATCCTGCAGACAGAACTCCTGAAAATAATGGAATCAGGATTTTAATATCAATTTATTCGTACATTTCCATTGGCCGCCTTCACTATTGTTGAAGGCGGTTTTTCTGTTTGTGCTTTAGCTGAATATTGTCCGGTCCATCAGACATTTTTTCATATATATTAAAAAAAAACAGGTCAGATTTATTTTTATTTGCCATGTAATGATAATCGTAAAATGACCCATTTGAAAGCTTTAAAACATGTCTGGAAAGTTCCACTGCCTTTTGCAATTACATCTGCAGTCTTAGCTAATTCTATATAACATTCATATTTGAAATGTACCTGTTTACAGATTTTCCTAAATAATCATCCATGAAAAAAAAATTAAACCTGATTAATTTAATTAATCCCTATTTTTTATTTTCAAAAGAACTGGCCAACGACCGAATTTTCGGATTGGATATTTTGCGGGCTTTTGCAATTATCGTAGTCATTATTGATCACGGTAAATTTATGTTTCCCCCAAAGATTGTAGAGTTGCACAACTATATACAGTTTGATGGGGTAACGGTCTTTTTTGTTCTCAGTGGATTATTGATCGGCAAAATTTTAATTAAACAGGTAGAAAATAATAAAGTCAGTTTCAGGCTATTATTGGATTTTTGGATCAGAAGGTGGTTTCGTACTTTACCCACTTATTTCCTGATACTATCGATTTTGGTAATTTGTTATAGTATTAAAGAAGAATCCTTTACATTTTATAAAATGAGCAGGTATTACTTTTTTATTCAGAATTTTTTTCACATTCCATATTTGTACTTTCCTGAAGCATGGAGCTTAAGCGTAGAGGAATGGTTTTATATATTGATACCGTCTTTTATTTTTTTATTAATCCTTGTTTTTAAACTACAACCTAAAATTTCGATTCCTGTTGTTGTATGTATTGTAATTTGTGGTGTCACTTTTTTAAGATATACTATTTGCCTGGATCATGATGAAGAAAAAGCACGGACATTTCATCATATCGTTATTTTCAGACTGGACAGCATTATGTATGGTGTTATAGGAGCCTATATCAATTATTATTATCTCAAATACTGGAATTTAATCCCACGTTATTTATTTCTGACCGGGATTGGGATATTCGCATTGCAAAAGTACCTCTCTCTGAGCAATACGTTCCCAGATCTGACCGGTCTTTATAAAATCATTTTTGAATTTAGCCTGACATCTTTAGGTACTTTACTGCTACTTCCTTATTTAACCACTTTAAAAGATAGAAAATACGCCATCGGAAAAATAATCACCATCATCAGTATCTTATCCTATTCAATGTATCTTATTCATATGACTTTAATTAAGAATATGATCCTATACAGCATTCCATGGACAAGCTTTACTAAGAATTATAACATCATAATTCCGGTGATGTATACTCTGTATTGGGGAATTACCTTTTTATTTTCTACGGTCATCTATAAATTTTATGAAGCGCCGATGACGAGGCTTCGCGATCAGTTCAGTATGCTCCAAAAGCATGAAAAGCCCGCCTTTTAAATTGTACTGGCCAATCGTCCTTTTAATTCCTATAGTAAGGGTCTAAAAAAGGTTAATCACTGTTATGAACATGAGAATATTCTTTTAATTTTGTTAAAGGAATAACTAAGTAAATCACATCTATGAAACACCACGCTCTCATAAAAAATATCTCCAGGTTTGTAAGTTTAACACCAGCAGAAATTGCAATATTTGAAGATTTCTGGGTTGAAAAAACATGGGAAAAAGGTGAATATCTCTTGAGAAACGGAGATATTTGCCGGTATGACAATTACGTGGTTTCAGGGTTATTAAAAGCATATTATATCAATGCTGAAAACGGAAACGAAGAAATTCTTTATTTCTCCATGGATGATTGGTGGGCTTCTGATATCAATAGTTTTTCAAGACAGAAAGCCTCTGTTTATAATATACAAGCGTTGGAAAAAACAACGGTTTTACAGATTAATTACCATTCTTTTCAGCAGCTTTTACGCGAAATTCCACAATTGGAAAGATATTTCAGGATTATATTGGAAGGATATCTGGGTACCTTACAAAAAAGGATCATTTATAATAATATATATGATGCAGAGTACAGGTATTTCGATTTTTTAGAGACTTATCCCAGTATTGCTTCCAAAGTTCCTCAATATGCTATAGCTTCCTATTTAGGAGTGTCTGCTGAATTTATCAGTAGATTACGAAAAAAATATAAATCATCTTGAACTAGATCAATTTTTTTACGTGTAATAATAAGGAATTTTGCTTCATAATAATAACGAAGCAAATGAAAAAAGTATTGATTATTAACGCAAGCGTTAGAAATGAAAGGTCTTATAGTAGAAAGCTTTCACAGTTTTTTGTTGAAAACTGGAAAGTAAAAAATCATCAGGATCTGATTACTTACCGGGAGGTTGGAACTGAAATAATTCCGGGTATTGATGAGTCCTGGATTGCAGGAGCTTTTATAAAACCAACGGACAGGACTGAAGTTCATCAAAAAGCATTGAGGCTCAGTGATGAGCTGGTGAAAGAGTTGAAAGAGCATGACATATACATCATTGCTACGCCGATGTATAACTGGTCTGTTCCCAGTGGATTAAAATCGTATATAGACCAGGTTATGAGGTACAAAGAAACCTGGAAATTCAGGTCAGGAGTTCCGGATGGTGATTACGTAGGTTTACTTGAAAATAAAAAGATGTTTATATTGTCAAGCAGGGGAGATACCGGTTATGGAGAGAATGAAAAAAATGAACACATGAATTTTCAGACCACTTATTTGAAATTTATTTTTGGGATCATGGGAGTAAAAGATATAACCATCCTGTCTTTAGATAATGAAGAGTTTGGTGGAGAAATATTTGAAAGCTCAAAGAAAGAGATTTTTGAAAGTATCAGTACATTATTAGTTTAAAAGACGAATTACCTATTAAAAAAAATAAGCTATATGAAAAAGGCTGTTCAGGATTTCCTGAACAGCCTTTTTTTAACAAAATATTGTAATCTTTATTGAATCACAAAACTTTTTGTACTCTCCGTATGAGCAGAAAAATATCCTAAAGCTCCGTTGCTGATATTGCTTGGAGGATTGGAAGGCGTTACACCACCACCTGCACCTGAAAGATCAAGAAGAGCGCTGTAAAAAGTAAAAATATTATTATCAATACTTTGCATCTCCACATGAATGGTATCTCCAGGTTTAACTTCATGATCCGCACCGTCATTATCATCATTGGGAAGTATTAAAGGTCGTTGGTTAGGCAATCCGTTATTAAGATTATCAGAAAATACATTGATATATTTTTTAGATAAATTATTGATTGTAAAAGAAAATAGATAACGATTTCCTAAGACAGACGGGTCGGTGAAAATTGGCAAAAGAGTATAGCTGGTTTTATCCCCAAATTTAAAAGAATCCTGTGATAAACCTTCAAAATCAACCGGTTGTGGCATTGTGCTCTGAGCTGTATATTGCTGCCCTTCGGCTTGTACTTTAAGAGTATATGTTTTTCCCGGTGCCCCCACAAATGAGGTCGTTTGATATTGGCCATTCCCCACATACTGTAACGTTTCAGTCTGCCCGGTATTATCACTTACAACAACCTGTGCACCTGCTACTGCGGGGTATTGATTCTGTTTTGTAAATGCTACCGATTTTGTAATTCTAACAATATAAGGACCTGTCTGATCGGTTATATTGCCTTCAATGACTATTTTTCCACTTTGATCATCCAGATCAAGATTGATCTCCTTCTGACATGAAGTGACTAAAAACAGGGATAATATAATAAGAAAAGTATTTTTCATGATTTAAAATTTGAAATTGTAAGTGATGTTAGGAATCCAACGGAATAACGAAGTCTGCATAGCACGGGTTGTTCCCGGATTGTTAGGATTGTCTTCGAAATTAATAACATAGGCATTTTCACGGCCATACAGGTTATAGATTCCGAAAGTCCATGATCCACGGAAACGCTTGTTGGAAGAAGGTTCGTAGGTTGCACTTACATCCATTCTGTGATATGCCGGCATACGGTCGGCATTTCGGCTGCTGTACTGGAAGACCGTTTGTCCGTTCAGCTCATATTTTCCGGTAGGAAATGTCACTGCATTTCCTGTACTGTAAACGAATAATCCTGAAAGAGACCATTTTGGATTCAATTGATAAGTAGCAACAATAGACAGATCATGAGTTTTGTCCATTCTTGCATTATACCATTGATTATCGTTGATCCCGTTAATCTTTCTTTCAGTTTTAGACAGGGTATAGGAGATCCATCCGGTAAGCCTTCCACTTTTCTTTTTTGCAATAAGTTCCAGTCCGTAAGCTCTTCCTTTACCAAATAACAATTCACTTTCTACATCAGCTGCCGTATCAAAAGTGATCTGAGCACCATTTTTAAAGTCAATCTGATTCTGCATAGATTTATAATAGACTTCAGCATTCAATTCATAATTGTTATTATTGAAATTTCTGCTGTATCCCAAACTCACCTGATCTGCAATTTCAGGCTTTACCGTCAGGCTGCTTCCAATCCACTGATCAGTAGGATTTCCACTGCTTGAGTTGCTTAAAAGATGTAGATTCTGAGTATTTCGGGAATAACCTCCCTTTACGCTGCTTACTTCATTGATTCTATAGTTTGCTGTAATTCTAGGCTCAATATTAACATACGTTTTTCCGAATTTCCCTTTTTCAACATATTTGCTGTCGGTAAGAACTCCATTTTCATACGTATTAAAAGTATCACCACCTAAAACACTAAACATAGAAAGTCGCGCTCCATAATTAACGGTCAGCTTATCTGTAGCTTTAAAATCATCATTAATATATAACGCATTTTCCCACGATTTTCTAGGATTTCTAGGGAAGCTGCTTACACTGGTTCCTGATGCCGTACTTGGAGTAATGGTATGGTAAATAGACTGTAGCCCGAAACGTACAGAATGCTTATTTCCTGCAAACCATGTAAAATCCTGTTTAAGATTCCAGTCCTTGATTTTTGAATTTAGACCAAAATTATTATCATTACTCTTTAAACTAACTTTATAATCGTAGTCACTGTAAATAAATGATGTATTGGAAAACAACTTACTGTTGATAATACTGTTCCATCTCAATGTAGCTGTAGTGTTCCCCCAGTCCGTAGAAAATGTATTACCTAATCCCAATACATCTCTTCCGAAATATCCGGACAGATAAAGTCGGTTGTTTTCATTGATCTGATAATTGGCTTTCAGATTCAGGTCGTAAAAATATAACTTATTGTCTTTGTAGTCGTTCGAGGTCTTCAGGAATAAATCCGCATAGGTTCTTCTTCCCGAAACAATGAATGAAGATTTTTCCTTCTGAATAGGCCCTTCCACACTCAGTCTGCTGCTTATCAACCCAATTCCTCCATTGACATTATAATCCTGGTTATTTCCGTCTTTCATTTTAACATCCAGAACGGAAGAAAGACGTCCGCCGTATTGAGCAGGGCTGTTTCCTTTGATGATACTTGCATCTTTCAAAGCATCACTGTTGAAGGTGCTGAAAAAGCCAAGCAGGTGAGAGGCATTATAAACAGGAGCTTCATCCAGCAAAATAAGGTTCTGGTCGGTAGCACCACCTCTCACACTGAATCCGCTGCTTCCTTCGCCATTGCTTTTAATACCCGGTAAAAGCTGGATCGTCTTCATGACGTCTTTTTCTCCAAATAAAACAGGAAGCTTTTCTATGTTTTTAATGCTTAATGTCTCTGTCCCCATTTGGGCAGAAGTTAAATTCTTATCCTTCTTAATACCCGTGATCACCACTTCATCAATGGATTTTGAGATTTGCTCCTGAGGGATCAGCGGTAAATCAACTTTTATATTCTGATCAACTTTAATCTGTTGCTCAAAATCCTGGTAACCGGGATTGGAAATAATAAGAGTGTAGCTGCCTTCCGGTAGTGATAAAGAGTAAAATCCATACTCATTGGCAACAACATTAATCTTGGGATCTTCACTTACTTTTACGGATACTCCGATCAGTAATTCGCCATTTTTTTTATCTTTCACCGTTCCACTTACAGAGTAGGTTTGTTGCGCAAGCACAAAAGTACTGAAACAGAGCGCAGCGGTGGCTGCGGTAATTTTTAAAAAGGATGTTTGCATTAGTTTTGTTTAAAGTAGTAGACTTTGCTCGATGCTTATTATGTTTATTGATGCTCGATTAGTTGAAGAGAAACCGGATTAGTTACACCTAAAGCTGTAATTATGAAAGAAATCCGTGTAAAAAAGGGTTTCTGGAAATCTTTAGATCCAAGGATAAGCCCTGATTGTTGCATAAACATTAATATTATGCATTGAATATTGTTTTATTGATCGCTATTTTAACAGTGTCTATAAAAAATAAATTATTTAAGCATTTTTGATAAATTTTATTCTTTTTCTGAACAATAGCACAAAAGTAGAAGATGTATAATGCTATTTATTGGCTATTTTGCTCGGCAATACATGGTATTTTCTTTTGAAAGCCGCCGAAAAATGCCTTGGATTTTTGTATCCGATGATATCCGAAATTTCGCTGATATTTAGGTCGCTGTCCAGGAGCATTCTTTTGGCCTGTTCCATTTTTATATCATTCCAGAATCCAAAAACAGTAGTTCCGAAAAGCTCTTTGAAGCCTTTCTTTAAAGTAAATTCATTGGTTCCCACCTGATGAGCAAGATCATTCAGAGAACAGTGGGTACTGAGATTATTGATGATATAATCTCTCACCGCATAGATCTTTTTCACATCTTTTTTTTGCAGAGAGGATGGGGAAGAGCTGTCATTAAAAAGTTGTTCCAGCTGAAGCAAAAGAAGCTCACTTACCTTCGCTTCAAGATAAATGCGTTTGAAAGTTCCTTTTCTGTCACAGTGGATAATGTCGTTGAGGATCTGATACATTTCCAGACTGATACGGTTGTGATCAGGCTGAATCAGGGATGAATTTTGTTTTTCAATTGCGTTTCTGAATTTTTCAAACAATCCCGATTGATCAGGAAGAAACTTTTTAAAAAACTCAGGAGCGAGATTGATTTCCAGAATATTCATATCCGGTCCGTCAAATTCCATTTTACCCTGCATATGGTGAGCATAGATGATATTGTGCTGATAGCTGTCAAATGCTACTGTTTTCTGGAAATTTCCTGAAGTGGCCATGCTTTTTCCTTTAAGGGCAAAATGCATTTCTACCGTATCAAAATCGCTCTCAAAATAAAGCTGTAACCGGTTGGTTAATACAATATTTCCGAAGCTGATATGTACATTGGTAAAACATATTTCATGATAAAAGCCATTCCCATAAGGGGGAACAAGCTGAGTAATACATTCCTGGATATCCCCGTCATCCTCATAATAGGTATTCGGATAACTCTTTTCCATCAGTACTTTTCCAAAGGTTTCATCGTATAGTCGTAATGTCATTTGTCTTGCTTTAGTTAGAATTTCCTTTTTGCGGACTTTTTATTCCGTCTTGCATACCCAAACTACTGAATGTACGCACTACTTTTGCACAAAGGTAATGATTATTTAGAATCATTCTTAATAATAATTGAGTTTGTTTTTCGTGGAAAATTCATCCAAAAAGCGATCAAAAATAACATACCCGTATAATTTGAATGAACAGAAGAGAAATGATAACAAGAAGATTTACTCACTAACAATCGTATTATGAAAAATTTTAAAGCCATAGAAACGGAACTTACGGTGACCAGAAAAGAATATATAACTCCACACTATATCAGAATTTTTCTGACCGGAGATCAGGTACCTTCAATAGCCAATACTACGGTGGGCGTTAACAATAAGATTCTGATTCCACCTAAAGGAGTCAATGCCATCCACTTTCCGGAATTTGATTATGATAAAATGGTTTGGAAGCCACAACCTGAAGAAACGCGTCCGAGCATAAGAACCTATACCCATCGGGGAATTGACCTTGAACAAAATGAAATCTGGATCGATTTTGTAGCTCACGGCGATGAAGGTCCTGCTTCTGCATGGGCCATTGAGTCAAAAGTGGGGGATCTGCTGGGCGTCTTGATGAAAGATGGGAAAACAGAACTTTATGGTAAAGCCGACAACTATCTTTTGGTAGCGGATGCTACAGGAATTCCTGTATTAGCAGCAATTTTAGAAGACCTTCCGGCTACAGCAAAAGGAATCTGTATTATTGAAGTTCATGGTAAAGAAGACGAACAGGACTTGCAGACCCTTGCAGACTTTGATTTCATTTGGTTACATAATCAGCACCCCCAAGAAGGAAGCAAACTTTCCGAAGTTGTGAAACAGCAAATACTACCGGAAGAATCACGTTCAGGATATGTAGCCGCAGAATTTTCTTCCGTCAAAGAGATCCGAAGCTATCTCAGAAAAGAAAAACAATGGAAACAGGAAGAGTTGTATGCCTATTCTTACTGGAAATCCGGGGTTGCAGAAGACAAATCTGCAGCAGACCGGCATAAAGAAAATGCAGAAATCGGAGCCGAATAAAATAATACTTAAGCCATTCTGGTATAATTTAAAAATCGAAGATATTTTACAAATCTGATACTAGATATACAATCAGATTGAAACATAATTATTACAAAAAATGAAATATTCAAATAAAATAAACTGGTCTTTTGCAGCAGCAATCGCAGTATCTGTATGTTGGTTGATCGGTGATATTTTTGTGGCCGGATTTGATCCGAACCCGGCTGATTATCCCTTATTTTCAAAAACATATGCCGATCAGGTAGATGTTGTATTTGCTACTTTGATGCTGGAAGGATCTACTCCAAGATTAATGTTTGGAGCATTAATCGGCGCTCTCACCGGTCCGTTGCTGCTTCCTGCCACCTGGCTGGTGTATCAGTTTTTTAAAGATACCCAAAAGTGGTATGCCATCTTTGTGTATTGGGTTTTATTGGCAGGAGCGGTTTTATCTCCTTTAGGTCATGCCGGATTCTTTTACGTAGGCGAGATTTATAAAGCGGTTTACCATACAGATCCTGCTTCCCATCCATACCTTTTAGAAACCGGAAAAAGTTTTATGAAAATGCTGAATATTGCCTGGGGAGCGGCCATTGGTGTTTTGGCCGTCGGCTGGATTTCATTTGCGGTTTGTATCCTGTTAAATAAAACTTTCCTTCCGAGATGGATGGCGGTAATGACACCTTTTGTGCTGACATTGCTGATCATTCCTTTAAAAGGCTTCTTACCGCTTCCTTATTCAGGATGGGTTGGTGGAGCGATATTCAATATTGCCTATTTACTATTTTTCAGTTCGTTACTATTCCTGTTCAGAAAAAGACT is part of the Chryseobacterium lactis genome and encodes:
- a CDS encoding acyltransferase family protein, which translates into the protein MKKKLNLINLINPYFLFSKELANDRIFGLDILRAFAIIVVIIDHGKFMFPPKIVELHNYIQFDGVTVFFVLSGLLIGKILIKQVENNKVSFRLLLDFWIRRWFRTLPTYFLILSILVICYSIKEESFTFYKMSRYYFFIQNFFHIPYLYFPEAWSLSVEEWFYILIPSFIFLLILVFKLQPKISIPVVVCIVICGVTFLRYTICLDHDEEKARTFHHIVIFRLDSIMYGVIGAYINYYYLKYWNLIPRYLFLTGIGIFALQKYLSLSNTFPDLTGLYKIIFEFSLTSLGTLLLLPYLTTLKDRKYAIGKIITIISILSYSMYLIHMTLIKNMILYSIPWTSFTKNYNIIIPVMYTLYWGITFLFSTVIYKFYEAPMTRLRDQFSMLQKHEKPAF
- a CDS encoding TolC family protein, with amino-acid sequence MKNFIFLFFVGLFPAQQTWNLQQCLDYASSHHPLIKQATVNVTKNDKLITGAKGMLLPSVGAEVKHTYSFGSSINQLSNQREALNTQYDQLTAQADWNLFNWKNILDISLSKLNKETSTYKLKLAQNKVKLNVIQMFFAYQNSRSWLEVLETQISGIQDQIKRTEKEVEIGNRPKSDVYDIKANLGTLQEQWVSAKNQRDQAKINLLNALSVTQDSMDFVMNSDTLSSEAEFHDPDFTKKLLEKNPAYQSVIAEIKAQEKKEDVAKAGYLPTLNGSYSWSTFYNKVLGKDSSFNMSFSDQLSQNKNQSVFFGLNIPVFNKLQVKTNVELAKLNVINSRYDKELIINDLTQNINSIRAQFLNAQEKYNLLDANFENQKRSFQKSEEKYKEGLIDAYSFFIVRNGWLQANYNLINSKNDVILQTELLKIMESGF
- a CDS encoding ABC transporter ATP-binding protein, with the protein product MINIHNLSKIYKAEEVQTHALHEVSLSIKEGEFLAIMGPSGCGKSTFLNILGLLDAASAGSYQFEEAEMTGLSERKKSDVRKKNIGFIFQNFNLIDELTVYENIELPLIYNGVSPAERKRKVEEIMEKINIAHRAKHYPQQLSGGQQQRAAVARALVTKPKLILADEPTGNLDSSNGNEVMNLLAELHREGSTIVMVTHSSYDAGFASRIINMKDGQIFNEEHASERKDVFAKADAGAFK
- a CDS encoding ABC transporter permease, with the protein product MMLTNWLKIALINYKKNRLSTFINLFGLTVGLTGFMLILMHWNDEESYEKRNPKKDQIYAFQSLYKRIHFYGENISYPLAFTASEKIPEVEDYLLFSGSNIGAKMTTKYTTTFQQGGFATSESFFNFFPYKIISGNAKDALKSNTSIAISRQAAMKLFGTANAAGESIKFDDKIYNVTAVYEISEGNSQIKPEFIFKPAERFEYDKTQWNNFNYGCFFMLKKGVDPSVFEKKFKEILEQRAAISAKTSGMSAQQFSYLYGPNVAFLIPLDQLKLHAKASWFGAGDFRTIMILFSLSVLIVVLSAINFINLKTAEASQRAKEVGVRKALGGTKLSLMIQFFLETFIICVLAYVLSLALTELLLPTFNKFFNKEIQLNDWHIYAYSFAMVIVVTLLSGLIPAFYLSNFKAIETLKGNFSRSRHGVWLRNGILTLQLIISSFFIIGGLIVHSQVKHMMNKDLGFNGKQIILIYFNETVPKSWLRYERLKTEISKINGVEEVSYGEAVVGGQKSSSNIDYQKESINAESGSMDYNYLQFMGVKLLKGRWLNPNLASDTINTIIVNEAFVKKFGWTDDQIFQRELYPGFDNGKKYKVVGIVKDFNLKSLKYNVEPVMFFHYKQTPWKRFNVYNIQVKIKPDDIEGTVNRIKQLWGKSVEPGSPFDYYFIDQKFAKTFEVYQKQQTLFTILNAMVLMVALLGLFALSSLMIEQKLKDVAIRKTLGASDRTLVFGLTRQFLWITVIAVLISIPICYFLMDEWLKDFAYRIDMPVWPFVVSFLVLLALTFAVVSIKAYKATKVDLIKYLKYE
- a CDS encoding Crp/Fnr family transcriptional regulator, which produces MKHHALIKNISRFVSLTPAEIAIFEDFWVEKTWEKGEYLLRNGDICRYDNYVVSGLLKAYYINAENGNEEILYFSMDDWWASDINSFSRQKASVYNIQALEKTTVLQINYHSFQQLLREIPQLERYFRIILEGYLGTLQKRIIYNNIYDAEYRYFDFLETYPSIASKVPQYAIASYLGVSAEFISRLRKKYKSS